Proteins encoded within one genomic window of Candidatus Thiodiazotropha endoloripes:
- a CDS encoding CheR family methyltransferase, whose protein sequence is MTSTKRSKRGASTAVRKKKAPSKPKVGKIKEHPEDVPVVGIAGSAGGLKAFKALLSNLSGEMGMGFVLIQHLDPNHKSILPEILAKDCPLPVLEITDGMNIEPDHVYVIPPGMQLTLLHNSLSLMPIPKDKRLYNPADLFFQSMADDRGSSAIGVVLSGTASDGTLGCRAIKEAGGITFAQDSDSAEYDGMPASAVSAGCIDFVLNPVDIAHELVRIVSHTALRPGQIFLKSEETLTATQEQLNKIFILLRARTGNDFSYYKTTTVKRRINRRMLLHKLERISEYILLMQQDPQEIDALFQDILINVTAFLRDPESFDALKTRVYPKLQENRPLDASIRIWVPGCSMGQEAYSIAMTLIEYLGDRADNYPIQIFGSDIDESAVEKARSGIYPETIEDEVSQVRLQRYFHKVSGGYQVNKQLRDMCVFAVHNVIKDPPFSRIDLISCRNLLIYLGATLQKKVLQVFHYALQPGGFLLLGTSETIGSQADLFAMQDKKAKLYQKKSVATHLNNDFVFRENHNPVAIEVPERGDDLTLVYSLEREADRLLLETYVPPGVIVNSDQMVIRFLGRTWPYIEPSDGAASLNLYKIAHPDLVVELRAAIHSVIKEGGKVRKEHVRLKVCGEAQRVNIQVLSLGGAIRNEENLLVMFEPVTVSSKEQIVTDEAEGEQKENLEALVARNSELEREVVTTREYMQSIVEEQEGTNEELRSANEEIQSTNEELQSTNEEMETAKEELQSANEELSTVNEELETRNDELARTNDDLTNLMASVNLPILMLGSDLRIRQFTQAAEKLLNLIDTDVGRPIGNIKANIDIPDLESEVLDVIDSMATKSIEIQDNSGVWYAISIRPYKTLDNRIDGAVMIFIDISAIKDIDKIKQALARERRLATVVRDSNDAITVQDLHGNIKAWNPAAERLYGYTEEEALDLNVSQIVTEYGQSDLKMMIELISEGEKFEPMQLERITKSGEVVQIWLIATALMDDEGKPNALSTIERLAH, encoded by the coding sequence ATGACCAGTACCAAGAGATCAAAACGCGGCGCATCAACCGCTGTTCGGAAAAAAAAGGCGCCGAGCAAGCCGAAGGTTGGGAAAATCAAAGAACACCCAGAGGATGTGCCTGTTGTGGGCATTGCCGGGTCGGCGGGTGGTCTGAAGGCCTTCAAAGCTCTGCTCTCAAACTTATCTGGCGAAATGGGTATGGGTTTCGTACTCATTCAGCATCTGGATCCCAACCACAAATCCATACTTCCTGAAATACTGGCCAAAGATTGCCCCTTACCTGTGCTCGAGATTACCGATGGCATGAACATCGAGCCGGATCATGTTTATGTGATACCGCCGGGAATGCAATTGACTCTGCTGCACAACAGCCTAAGTTTAATGCCAATACCCAAAGATAAAAGACTCTACAATCCGGCAGACCTGTTTTTTCAGAGCATGGCGGATGATCGCGGTTCAAGTGCCATTGGTGTGGTGCTGTCGGGAACCGCTTCCGATGGCACGCTGGGTTGCCGTGCCATCAAAGAGGCGGGTGGAATCACCTTTGCTCAGGACAGTGACAGTGCGGAATACGATGGCATGCCGGCAAGCGCCGTGTCTGCTGGCTGCATCGATTTTGTTTTGAATCCGGTTGATATCGCCCATGAGCTGGTGCGGATTGTCAGTCACACAGCCCTGCGTCCCGGTCAGATCTTTCTCAAATCCGAGGAGACGCTGACAGCGACCCAGGAACAACTGAACAAAATATTCATTCTGCTAAGGGCACGCACTGGCAACGACTTTTCATACTATAAGACCACTACCGTCAAACGTCGTATCAACCGGCGCATGCTATTGCACAAGTTAGAGCGGATTTCTGAGTATATTTTGTTGATGCAACAGGATCCGCAAGAGATCGATGCCCTGTTTCAGGATATATTGATCAATGTCACCGCCTTTTTGCGTGATCCCGAAAGCTTCGATGCATTGAAAACAAGGGTCTATCCTAAACTGCAGGAAAACCGCCCGTTGGATGCGTCGATCCGCATCTGGGTGCCAGGCTGTTCTATGGGTCAGGAAGCCTATTCCATCGCAATGACACTGATTGAATATCTTGGTGACCGGGCTGACAACTATCCAATCCAGATATTTGGCAGCGACATTGACGAAAGCGCCGTCGAAAAGGCCCGTAGTGGCATCTACCCTGAGACGATCGAAGACGAGGTCTCCCAGGTGCGTCTGCAACGTTACTTCCACAAGGTCAGTGGTGGCTATCAGGTGAACAAACAGTTGCGTGATATGTGTGTGTTTGCTGTCCACAATGTGATCAAGGATCCGCCATTCTCGCGCATCGATCTGATCAGTTGTCGAAATCTGCTGATCTATCTTGGCGCTACACTGCAGAAGAAAGTCCTGCAGGTATTCCACTATGCCTTACAACCCGGTGGATTTCTGCTGCTCGGTACATCTGAAACCATCGGTAGCCAGGCCGATCTGTTTGCCATGCAGGACAAAAAGGCGAAACTCTATCAGAAGAAATCCGTCGCCACACATCTGAACAATGATTTTGTGTTTCGTGAGAATCATAATCCGGTAGCCATTGAGGTACCTGAACGAGGCGATGATCTCACTTTGGTCTACTCTCTTGAACGAGAGGCCGATCGGTTACTGTTGGAAACCTATGTGCCTCCCGGCGTCATTGTCAATTCCGATCAAATGGTCATCCGTTTCCTTGGACGTACCTGGCCCTATATTGAGCCATCGGATGGCGCTGCCTCCCTGAATCTCTACAAGATCGCCCATCCCGACCTTGTAGTCGAATTGCGAGCAGCCATTCACAGTGTCATCAAAGAGGGTGGCAAGGTACGCAAGGAGCATGTTCGCCTGAAGGTCTGTGGTGAAGCTCAACGTGTGAATATTCAGGTGCTCTCCCTGGGTGGTGCGATACGCAATGAGGAAAACCTGCTGGTCATGTTCGAACCGGTGACAGTGTCATCGAAAGAGCAGATTGTCACAGACGAAGCCGAAGGAGAGCAGAAAGAAAACCTTGAAGCGCTGGTTGCTCGTAATAGCGAGCTGGAGCGTGAAGTGGTTACCACCCGGGAGTATATGCAGTCGATCGTCGAAGAACAGGAAGGTACCAACGAAGAGTTGCGCTCAGCCAATGAGGAGATTCAATCAACCAACGAAGAACTTCAGAGCACCAATGAAGAGATGGAGACCGCCAAGGAAGAGTTGCAATCGGCAAATGAAGAGTTGTCCACGGTCAATGAAGAGTTGGAGACTCGCAATGATGAACTGGCCCGTACCAATGATGATCTGACCAATCTGATGGCCAGTGTCAATCTGCCGATCCTGATGCTTGGTTCCGATCTGCGCATTCGTCAGTTCACCCAGGCGGCGGAGAAGCTGCTCAATCTTATCGATACGGATGTGGGTAGGCCAATCGGTAACATCAAAGCGAATATCGATATACCGGATCTGGAGTCCGAAGTCCTGGATGTGATTGATTCCATGGCCACCAAATCAATTGAAATACAGGACAACTCAGGTGTCTGGTATGCGATCAGCATTCGTCCCTATAAGACACTGGACAACCGGATCGACGGCGCAGTGATGATATTCATCGATATCAGTGCGATAAAGGATATTGATAAGATCAAACAGGCCCTTGCCAGGGAGAGACGTTTGGCCACCGTTGTCAGAGATTCGAATGACGCCATTACGGTTCAGGATCTGCATGGCAACATCAAGGCCTGGAACCCGGCAGCTGAACGTCTCTATGGCTATACAGAAGAAGAGGCACTCGACCTGAATGTCTCGCAGATTGTCACAGAATATGGTCAGTCAGATCTAAAAATGATGATCGAGCTTATTAGCGAGGGCGAAAAGTTTGAACCCATGCAACTCGAACGAATAACAAAGTCAGGGGAAGTGGTTCAGATTTGGCTGATTGCCACGGCTCTCATGGATGATGAAGGAAAACCGAATGCCCTGTCTACCATCGAGCGATTGGCTCATTGA
- a CDS encoding nickel-dependent hydrogenase large subunit yields MTRRIMGPFNRVEGDLEVELEIESGQVVSAQVSSSLYRGFEQILQGKEPADALVYTPRICGICSVSQSVAAARALAQLSGVTMPTNGDLAINLILANENVADHLTHFYLFFMPDFARETYRNEPWYELIANRFRAQTGSAAREMLAARAQFMHLMGLMAGKWPHSLAIQPGGVSRSIEMQEKARLQAILFGFRRYLESQLFGDSLENIVSLDSADALQAWSVEQPLDRSDFRAFLEVAGELELDQLGQAEDRFMSYGAYQLSGRNSFAQGLWETELEPLDSKLITEDISHSWMGYQTAPKHPFEGVTLPDAEIEQAYSWCKAPRLDGKVVEVGALARQQVDGHPLIRDLVSQSGGNVRNRVIARLLEIARVTLLMESWVREIQPKQPFCDHAAMPQEAQGAGLVEAARGSLGHWIKIRNGRILNYQIVAPTTWNFSPRDAKGQPGALEVALQGAKLRAGEQEPVSVQHIVRSFDPCMVCTVH; encoded by the coding sequence GTGACTCGACGCATCATGGGCCCGTTCAATCGGGTAGAGGGGGATCTGGAGGTTGAGCTGGAGATTGAATCCGGTCAGGTGGTTTCCGCCCAGGTCTCCTCTTCACTCTACCGTGGCTTCGAACAGATCCTGCAGGGTAAAGAGCCTGCTGATGCGCTGGTCTACACACCGAGAATATGCGGCATCTGTTCGGTATCCCAATCGGTTGCGGCGGCGCGGGCTCTGGCCCAGTTGAGTGGCGTCACGATGCCGACAAACGGCGACCTGGCCATCAATCTGATTCTGGCCAACGAAAACGTGGCGGACCACCTGACTCACTTCTATCTCTTTTTCATGCCCGACTTTGCCCGGGAGACCTACCGCAATGAGCCCTGGTATGAGTTGATCGCAAACCGATTCCGTGCGCAGACCGGTAGTGCGGCCAGAGAGATGCTGGCAGCACGCGCCCAGTTCATGCATCTGATGGGACTGATGGCGGGCAAATGGCCCCACAGTCTTGCCATTCAGCCTGGTGGGGTAAGTCGCTCGATCGAGATGCAGGAGAAGGCGAGGCTGCAGGCGATCCTGTTCGGTTTCCGTCGCTATCTGGAGTCCCAGCTGTTCGGTGATAGCCTGGAAAATATCGTCTCACTGGATAGTGCCGATGCTCTGCAGGCCTGGTCCGTCGAGCAGCCGCTGGATCGGAGTGATTTCAGGGCCTTTCTTGAAGTGGCGGGAGAGCTTGAGCTGGATCAGCTTGGACAGGCTGAAGACCGCTTTATGAGTTATGGTGCCTATCAACTCAGTGGCCGTAACAGCTTTGCACAGGGGCTCTGGGAAACAGAACTCGAACCCCTTGATAGCAAGCTGATCACCGAAGATATCAGCCACAGTTGGATGGGCTATCAGACAGCGCCCAAGCACCCCTTTGAAGGCGTTACACTGCCGGATGCGGAGATTGAACAGGCCTACAGCTGGTGTAAGGCGCCAAGACTGGATGGCAAGGTTGTGGAGGTTGGTGCCCTGGCCCGTCAGCAGGTGGACGGGCATCCCTTGATCAGGGATCTGGTGAGCCAAAGCGGTGGTAATGTGAGGAACAGGGTAATTGCCAGATTGTTGGAGATTGCCCGGGTGACGTTACTGATGGAGTCCTGGGTCAGAGAGATCCAGCCAAAGCAGCCCTTCTGTGATCATGCAGCCATGCCACAGGAGGCGCAGGGGGCCGGTCTGGTGGAAGCGGCACGGGGCAGTCTGGGACACTGGATAAAAATCCGCAACGGCCGCATTCTCAACTATCAGATTGTGGCGCCGACCACCTGGAACTTCTCACCCCGGGACGCCAAAGGTCAACCCGGTGCGCTTGAGGTGGCCTTGCAGGGGGCCAAGCTCAGGGCTGGGGAGCAGGAGCCGGTATCGGTACAGCATATTGTTCGATCATTCGATCCCTGTATGGTCTGTACAGTTCACTAG
- a CDS encoding HupU protein, translating to MSDQPTLNLLWLQSGGCGGCSLSLLCAEGPDLFTLLESAGINLLWHPSLSEASGSELIELLKSILDGEVRLDLLCLEGSVVCGPNGSGKFHRFAGTDQPMMQWIERLAKVAGHVIAVGSCAAYGGITAAGNNPSESCGLQYDEHEKGGLLGQSFSDESGLPVINIAGCPVHPNWVSETLVQLACGELQRQHLDHVGRPRSYADHLVHHGCPRNEFYEYKASAEKSSDLGCMMEHMGCLGTQAHADCNTRLWNGEGSCLRGGYACINCTAPGFEEPGHPFTETPKIAGIPVGLPTDMPKAWFVALASLAKAATPKRLKENAVADHIRVPPSRKPGEKT from the coding sequence ATGAGTGATCAGCCGACACTCAATCTGCTCTGGCTGCAATCCGGCGGCTGTGGTGGATGCAGCCTATCTTTGTTGTGTGCCGAGGGGCCGGATCTGTTCACCCTGCTGGAGAGTGCCGGCATCAATCTGCTTTGGCACCCCTCTCTGAGTGAAGCCAGTGGCAGTGAACTGATTGAGTTGCTGAAGAGCATTCTCGATGGGGAGGTCAGGCTGGATCTGCTCTGTCTGGAGGGCTCCGTGGTTTGTGGTCCCAACGGCAGTGGTAAGTTTCATCGCTTTGCCGGAACCGACCAGCCGATGATGCAGTGGATAGAACGGTTGGCCAAGGTCGCCGGGCATGTGATCGCAGTGGGCAGTTGTGCCGCTTATGGTGGTATTACAGCGGCTGGTAACAATCCCAGTGAGTCCTGTGGTCTGCAGTACGATGAACATGAGAAGGGGGGATTGCTGGGTCAGAGCTTCAGTGACGAGTCGGGTCTGCCGGTGATCAACATCGCCGGTTGCCCGGTACATCCCAACTGGGTCAGTGAGACCCTGGTGCAACTGGCCTGTGGGGAGCTGCAACGGCAACACCTGGATCACGTGGGTCGGCCTCGAAGCTATGCGGATCACCTGGTCCATCACGGTTGTCCACGCAATGAATTTTACGAATACAAGGCGAGTGCGGAGAAGTCTTCCGATCTGGGCTGCATGATGGAGCATATGGGCTGTCTCGGTACCCAGGCCCATGCGGATTGCAATACCCGCCTGTGGAACGGTGAGGGTTCCTGTCTGCGCGGCGGGTATGCCTGCATCAACTGCACTGCACCGGGTTTCGAAGAGCCGGGTCACCCGTTTACCGAAACGCCCAAGATCGCCGGTATACCGGTTGGTCTGCCCACCGACATGCCCAAGGCCTGGTTTGTCGCGCTGGCCTCGCTGGCGAAGGCGGCCACCCCGAAACGTCTGAAGGAGAATGCGGTGGCCGATCATATCCGCGTGCCACCAAGCCGCAAGCCAGGTGAGAAAACGTGA
- a CDS encoding PAS domain-containing sensor histidine kinase, whose translation MTETKESPSPSLIDKVGMDTPIEFSESTESAWIDVIQKMDKVYADLVHYQVELEQKNAELEEAQQFIRSVLESMTEVLVVCDVQGRILQVNQALEDLTGKPEAEWLHRSFVELFGEESQPLAGEFAEKLGSDAIMDCEVNLQTLEGGSMPLAMNCSSRYDVKGRLMGMVLIGRPVGELRRAYEKLNKAHGDLKQTQEQLVHSEKMASLGRLVAGVAHELNNPISVVFGNMHALKRYGERINGYLSAVGDQLSAELNQKLREDFRIDRIESDMGPLIDGTMEGAERISNIVLDLRRYSGVQKEKPERFDLRQVIQTAVHWVVKAAREKLDIVCDLPDDLQIVGRQGQVHQVLINLLQNAIDVMEGQQDPKLVIGCSKVQSRVSVTVRDVGPGIPQADLKKIFDPFFTTKAVGKGTGLGLYISYGLARDMGGDLQADNHPQGGAIFTLQLPLNGVDDE comes from the coding sequence ATGACAGAGACTAAGGAATCTCCAAGTCCCAGCCTGATCGACAAGGTCGGCATGGACACCCCGATCGAGTTCTCCGAGTCCACGGAGAGCGCCTGGATCGATGTGATCCAGAAAATGGATAAGGTCTATGCGGATCTGGTCCACTACCAGGTAGAGTTGGAGCAAAAGAACGCGGAACTGGAGGAGGCTCAGCAGTTTATTCGCAGCGTACTCGAGTCGATGACCGAGGTGCTGGTGGTGTGTGATGTGCAGGGCCGTATTCTGCAGGTCAACCAGGCGCTCGAGGATCTTACCGGCAAGCCGGAAGCGGAATGGCTGCATCGATCGTTTGTCGAGTTGTTTGGTGAAGAGTCGCAACCCCTGGCGGGGGAGTTTGCCGAGAAACTGGGCAGTGATGCGATTATGGATTGTGAAGTCAATCTGCAAACCCTGGAGGGTGGCTCGATGCCCCTGGCGATGAACTGCTCATCCCGCTATGACGTAAAAGGGCGTCTGATGGGTATGGTGTTGATCGGCAGACCGGTCGGCGAGTTGCGCCGAGCCTATGAGAAACTGAATAAGGCCCATGGGGATCTGAAACAGACTCAGGAGCAGTTGGTCCACTCGGAAAAGATGGCCTCTCTGGGGCGTCTGGTGGCCGGGGTGGCCCATGAGTTGAATAATCCGATCAGTGTGGTGTTCGGCAACATGCACGCCTTGAAACGTTATGGTGAACGGATCAATGGCTATCTGTCGGCGGTAGGTGATCAACTGTCTGCCGAACTGAATCAGAAGTTGCGGGAGGATTTTCGTATCGATCGCATCGAGTCCGACATGGGGCCGTTGATCGATGGCACCATGGAGGGGGCTGAGCGCATCAGTAACATCGTACTCGATCTACGTCGCTACTCCGGAGTGCAGAAGGAGAAGCCGGAACGTTTCGATCTCAGGCAGGTCATCCAGACCGCTGTCCACTGGGTGGTGAAGGCAGCCAGAGAGAAGCTGGATATCGTCTGTGATCTCCCCGATGATCTGCAGATCGTCGGACGCCAGGGACAGGTTCACCAAGTCCTCATCAATCTGCTGCAAAACGCCATCGATGTGATGGAGGGGCAGCAGGATCCCAAGCTGGTTATCGGCTGCAGCAAAGTCCAATCCCGGGTTTCAGTCACAGTCAGGGATGTTGGCCCGGGGATTCCGCAAGCGGATCTGAAAAAGATATTCGATCCGTTTTTCACCACCAAGGCGGTAGGCAAGGGTACCGGTCTGGGGCTCTATATCAGTTATGGCCTGGCACGGGATATGGGGGGTGATCTGCAAGCGGATAACCACCCACAAGGGGGAGCCATCTTTACCCTGCAGCTGCCGTTGAATGGAGTGGACGATGAGTGA
- a CDS encoding sigma-54-dependent transcriptional regulator has product MSSRPTVLIVDDEVRSLETLERILEDEFDIQTAENVEQARAILQSQWVQIILCDQRMPDITGVEFLKQVREQWPEVIRMIISGYTDSEDIISAVNEAGIYQFVTKPWHPDSLILLLKNAAELFELQRKNEILSIELKMSPSRLQTMADEKSQRLRDDYSCDDQIVRTPQSCMNQVCEKIRRVSPYDISVLLTGESGTGKELAARALHYNSNRWQQPFVVENCGALPDELLESELFGYKRGAFTGAVEDRAGLFERASGGTVFLDEVGEVSAAFQVKLLRVLQEGEIRPLGSSQTRQVDVRIIAATNRDLEKEVREGRFREDLYYRLATVTIQLPALRDRKMDIPLIANSILESSMKQLGKRVEGFTNETLACMQAYQWPGNVRELQNEIRHMLVMGEGKLLGADLLSPRVLRATPEADDGDIELVDGLNGTLKERVESLEARILKECLIRNRWNKSQAAKELGLSRVGLRSKLERYGLEKIEQLRDDEDMVG; this is encoded by the coding sequence ATGAGCAGTCGTCCAACCGTCTTGATCGTGGACGATGAGGTCCGCAGCCTGGAGACCCTGGAGCGGATTCTGGAGGATGAATTCGATATTCAGACCGCAGAGAATGTGGAGCAGGCAAGAGCCATTCTGCAGAGCCAGTGGGTTCAGATCATCCTCTGTGATCAACGCATGCCGGATATCACCGGGGTGGAGTTTCTCAAGCAGGTGCGTGAACAGTGGCCCGAAGTGATCCGCATGATCATCTCCGGTTATACCGATTCCGAGGATATCATCAGCGCGGTGAATGAGGCGGGCATCTATCAGTTCGTCACCAAACCCTGGCATCCGGACAGTCTGATACTGCTGCTGAAAAATGCCGCCGAGCTGTTTGAGCTGCAGCGTAAGAACGAGATCCTCAGCATAGAACTGAAGATGTCGCCCAGCCGGCTGCAGACGATGGCGGATGAGAAGAGTCAGCGACTGCGGGATGACTACAGTTGTGACGATCAGATCGTACGCACTCCGCAGAGTTGCATGAACCAGGTGTGTGAAAAGATCCGCCGGGTATCCCCCTACGATATCTCGGTACTGCTGACCGGTGAGTCGGGTACCGGTAAGGAGCTGGCGGCCAGGGCGCTGCACTACAACAGCAACCGTTGGCAGCAACCCTTCGTGGTGGAGAATTGCGGCGCACTCCCCGATGAGCTGCTGGAGAGTGAACTGTTCGGTTACAAACGGGGCGCTTTTACCGGTGCCGTCGAGGATCGGGCCGGGCTGTTTGAGCGGGCCAGCGGCGGCACGGTTTTCCTCGATGAAGTGGGTGAGGTCTCCGCGGCATTTCAGGTAAAACTCCTGCGGGTGTTGCAGGAGGGGGAGATCCGTCCCCTCGGCAGCAGTCAGACCCGGCAGGTCGATGTACGCATCATTGCGGCCACCAACCGGGATCTGGAGAAGGAGGTCCGGGAGGGACGATTCCGTGAGGATCTATACTATCGGTTGGCAACCGTGACCATTCAGCTGCCCGCTTTGCGTGATCGCAAGATGGATATTCCACTGATCGCCAACAGTATTCTGGAATCCTCCATGAAGCAGCTGGGCAAACGGGTGGAAGGATTTACCAATGAGACTCTGGCCTGTATGCAGGCCTACCAGTGGCCTGGCAATGTTCGGGAGCTGCAGAATGAGATCCGTCATATGCTGGTGATGGGGGAGGGTAAGTTGCTCGGTGCCGATCTGCTCTCACCCCGGGTGCTGAGAGCGACCCCTGAAGCGGATGATGGGGATATCGAACTGGTGGATGGATTGAACGGCACCCTGAAGGAGCGGGTCGAATCCCTGGAGGCGCGGATCCTGAAAGAGTGTCTGATCCGCAACCGCTGGAATAAGAGTCAGGCGGCGAAAGAGCTGGGACTCTCCAGAGTCGGTTTGCGCAGCAAACTGGAGCGTTACGGTCTGGAGAAGATCGAACAGCTGCGCGATGATGAAGATATGGTGGGGTAA
- a CDS encoding enoyl-CoA hydratase-related protein: protein MRILFLSHAFNSLTQRLFVELEALGHQVSVEFDINDSVAREAVLLATPDLIIAPFLKRAIPESIWQQHTCLVVHPGIPGDRGPSSLDWAILQGRSRWGVTVLQANGEMDGGDIWASCEFVMRQASKGSLYRNEVTEAAVKAVLLAVARFQADDYQPLPQDQLKQSDSGQWQPLMTQQQRQIDWQQDTTELVMRKLQSGDGVPGVKDSLFDHPCYLYDARVESELKGRPGEVIAKSGPAICIATIDGAVWIGHLKLSDGEIPFKLPASTLLAGQLTQLPEVRPTAESGYREVWYEEADGVGYLHFPFYNGAMSSGQCRTLLEAYREAKQCDTQAIVLLGGPDYWSNGMHLNLIEAAESAADASWENINAIDDLALEIINTESHLTIAALQGNAGAGGVFLARAADEVWARNGVILNPHYKDMGNLYGSEYWSYLLPRYVGEEHAQTIIHNRLPMGAAQAAELQLVDRVIDQRGDAYLAQVRKLAEAMIAAPAFVKRLHYKRARRTADELQKALSQYREEELEQMKRNFYGFDPSYHIARYNFVHKIAKSRTPLTIARHRRTDNQWKCAS from the coding sequence GACTTAATCATTGCACCCTTTCTGAAACGGGCGATCCCTGAATCGATCTGGCAACAGCATACCTGTCTGGTGGTTCATCCAGGGATTCCCGGAGACCGGGGGCCATCTTCACTGGATTGGGCCATTCTGCAGGGTCGATCCCGTTGGGGTGTCACGGTACTCCAGGCCAATGGTGAGATGGACGGGGGCGATATCTGGGCCAGTTGCGAATTTGTCATGCGCCAGGCGAGCAAAGGGAGCCTCTATCGCAATGAAGTCACCGAGGCGGCGGTGAAAGCGGTGCTGCTTGCGGTGGCGCGGTTTCAAGCCGACGACTACCAGCCGCTGCCCCAGGATCAACTCAAACAGTCCGATTCTGGCCAGTGGCAACCGTTGATGACACAGCAGCAGCGCCAGATCGATTGGCAACAGGACACTACAGAACTGGTAATGCGTAAACTGCAGAGCGGTGATGGCGTGCCTGGAGTCAAAGACTCTCTGTTTGATCACCCATGTTATCTCTACGATGCCAGAGTTGAGAGCGAGCTGAAGGGTAGACCGGGTGAGGTGATCGCCAAATCCGGACCTGCGATCTGTATTGCCACCATCGATGGGGCGGTCTGGATCGGACACCTCAAGCTCAGTGACGGCGAGATCCCTTTCAAACTGCCGGCCAGCACACTGCTGGCAGGTCAGCTGACGCAACTGCCGGAAGTCAGGCCAACCGCAGAGAGTGGTTATCGGGAGGTATGGTATGAAGAGGCCGATGGGGTTGGCTATCTCCACTTTCCTTTTTACAACGGTGCCATGAGCAGCGGTCAGTGCCGTACCCTGCTTGAAGCCTACCGGGAGGCAAAACAGTGTGATACTCAGGCCATCGTGTTACTCGGTGGTCCGGACTACTGGTCGAACGGTATGCATCTCAATCTGATCGAGGCCGCCGAGAGTGCGGCGGATGCCTCCTGGGAGAATATCAACGCCATCGATGATCTGGCTTTGGAGATCATCAATACAGAATCCCATCTGACCATAGCGGCACTGCAGGGCAATGCGGGTGCCGGTGGGGTGTTTCTCGCCCGAGCCGCTGATGAGGTCTGGGCCCGGAACGGTGTGATCCTCAATCCTCATTACAAGGATATGGGCAATCTCTATGGATCGGAGTACTGGAGCTATCTGTTACCCCGCTATGTGGGTGAGGAGCATGCCCAGACCATCATTCATAACCGGCTGCCCATGGGCGCAGCCCAAGCAGCGGAACTGCAGTTGGTGGATCGGGTGATTGATCAGCGTGGCGACGCCTATCTGGCACAGGTCAGAAAACTGGCTGAGGCGATGATCGCCGCCCCGGCGTTTGTCAAGCGTCTACATTATAAGCGTGCCCGCCGCACAGCGGACGAGCTGCAAAAAGCCCTGTCGCAATACAGGGAGGAGGAACTGGAGCAGATGAAACGTAATTTCTACGGCTTTGATCCAAGCTACCATATCGCCCGTTACAACTTTGTACACAAGATCGCCAAATCCCGTACTCCGTTGACGATTGCCCGTCATCGCCGTACCGACAACCAGTGGAAGTGTGCCTCATGA